In one window of Methanolobus mangrovi DNA:
- a CDS encoding Xaa-Pro peptidase family protein, with the protein MTSTKVPIDISKALESHKSDSYLMVGNSNNADIYYATRFFASDEFAYFYTKDGAETILVSDMEKGRAEIESRVSDIRTLQGCDYRSKVKERKDPALAYCDCLAEILQKEGARRVAVPRNFPYHVAQTLKEEGFSIEAIKSPFAQLRSRKDPSEIAIIKKVQDACNKAMKAAAEMVRKSEDVEGVLNYHGFALTSEMIRKEIDITLLEHGCEAESTIVAGGTGSANPHWEGTGPLRANEPIVIDIFPRSKRERYYADMTRTVLKGEPSEKLADMYEAVLAAQKAGTEMVKPGVKCSDIHNTVCDVFKERGYDTIREGSNVGFIHSTGHGVGLEIHELPFVGNSDVELEEGNVITIEPGLYYPDVGGIRLEDLVLVTSDGFENLTEMEKKFVY; encoded by the coding sequence ATGACTTCAACAAAGGTTCCCATTGATATTTCCAAAGCGCTGGAAAGCCACAAATCAGATTCATATCTGATGGTCGGGAATTCGAACAATGCAGACATCTATTATGCAACCCGCTTCTTCGCTTCAGACGAGTTTGCGTACTTCTATACGAAAGATGGTGCTGAAACAATACTTGTTTCTGATATGGAGAAAGGCAGGGCAGAGATCGAGTCCAGGGTGTCTGATATCCGTACATTACAGGGTTGTGACTACAGGTCAAAAGTAAAGGAAAGAAAAGACCCGGCTCTTGCATATTGTGACTGCCTTGCAGAGATTCTGCAAAAGGAAGGCGCAAGAAGGGTAGCAGTTCCGCGGAATTTTCCATATCATGTTGCCCAGACTCTTAAAGAAGAGGGTTTTTCCATAGAAGCCATCAAAAGTCCTTTTGCCCAGTTGCGCTCACGAAAGGATCCTTCAGAGATCGCAATAATAAAAAAAGTCCAGGATGCCTGTAATAAAGCAATGAAAGCAGCAGCTGAGATGGTCAGAAAGTCTGAAGATGTTGAAGGCGTACTCAATTACCATGGCTTTGCCCTGACATCTGAAATGATTCGCAAGGAAATTGATATAACTCTTCTTGAACATGGCTGTGAGGCAGAAAGCACCATAGTTGCCGGTGGGACCGGTTCTGCAAATCCTCATTGGGAAGGTACGGGTCCTCTCAGGGCCAATGAGCCCATTGTCATAGATATTTTCCCCCGCAGCAAAAGGGAAAGATATTATGCCGACATGACCCGGACGGTGCTTAAAGGTGAACCTTCCGAGAAGCTCGCGGACATGTATGAAGCTGTTCTTGCAGCACAGAAAGCCGGAACGGAAATGGTAAAGCCGGGTGTCAAATGCAGTGACATACACAACACGGTTTGTGATGTTTTCAAAGAGAGAGGATATGATACTATCAGGGAAGGTTCAAATGTAGGTTTCATCCATTCCACGGGGCATGGTGTGGGACTTGAGATACATGAACTTCCTTTTGTAGGTAATAGTGATGTTGAACTTGAAGAAGGGAATGTCATCACAATCGAACCGGGATTATACTATCCCGATGTTGGAGGCATACGTCTCGAGGACCTGGTTCTTGTGACATCTGATGGTTTTGAGAACCTCACAGAGATGGAAAAGAAATTCGTATATTAG
- the map gene encoding type II methionyl aminopeptidase produces MVDKVKDIEEIIDKYVKAGKILSQVRSEARDKIKVGVSLLEIADFVENRAVELGADGSAFPCNISRNDEAAHATPLAGDETVFGEDVIKLDLGVHVDGYIADSAITIDLSGNYGDLVKASEEGLKAAIDTVKNGVDTADVGAAIEDAIMAHGYKPVGNLTGHGLAQYIPHAHPSIPNRRVSKGVVLKTGDFIAIEPFATDGVGKVVDGSLTEIFQVINRKPVRLPAARALLKELEPYRTLPFAKRWLKTPQLDFALMQLEKAGIIHSYPVLKEVGGGMVSQTEHTVIVTDDGCEVTTL; encoded by the coding sequence ATGGTTGATAAAGTAAAGGATATCGAAGAGATCATCGATAAATATGTCAAAGCAGGAAAGATACTCTCACAGGTAAGAAGTGAGGCAAGAGACAAAATAAAGGTAGGTGTCAGCCTGCTTGAAATTGCCGATTTTGTGGAGAACAGGGCTGTCGAGCTTGGAGCAGATGGTTCGGCTTTCCCATGTAATATCTCCCGTAACGATGAGGCAGCACATGCAACCCCACTTGCCGGAGATGAAACTGTCTTTGGTGAGGATGTGATAAAACTTGATCTTGGGGTTCATGTGGATGGTTACATCGCAGATTCTGCCATTACGATCGACCTTTCGGGCAACTACGGAGACCTTGTGAAGGCTTCTGAGGAAGGCCTTAAAGCTGCTATCGATACTGTCAAAAACGGCGTTGATACGGCAGACGTCGGTGCCGCCATAGAGGATGCGATTATGGCTCACGGTTATAAGCCTGTAGGAAACCTTACCGGACATGGGCTTGCACAGTATATCCCTCACGCACATCCCAGTATACCAAATAGGCGGGTAAGCAAAGGTGTTGTACTTAAAACAGGTGACTTCATAGCTATAGAGCCCTTTGCAACAGATGGTGTTGGGAAAGTAGTGGATGGTTCCCTCACAGAGATCTTCCAGGTCATAAACAGAAAACCTGTACGCTTGCCAGCTGCAAGAGCTCTCCTTAAGGAGCTCGAACCATACAGGACGCTTCCATTCGCAAAAAGATGGCTTAAGACTCCACAGCTCGATTTTGCCCTGATGCAACTTGAAAAGGCGGGGATTATCCATTCATATCCCGTACTCAAGGAAGTAGGTGGTGGAATGGTTTCCCAGACAGAGCACACAGTCATTGTCACAGACGACGGGTGTGAAGTCACAACCCTATAA
- a CDS encoding YunC family protein translates to MLVEKIELDNGSALGLSFQMQNAPLLVIRADKGFVMCGYLDMESAGALGDVAVKVKGVSTFDDVLQALVIGATQKAIDLGIKVGMTGREALELMF, encoded by the coding sequence ATGCTGGTCGAGAAAATAGAACTTGATAATGGATCGGCTCTGGGCCTTAGTTTCCAGATGCAGAATGCTCCTTTGCTTGTGATCAGGGCAGACAAGGGCTTTGTTATGTGCGGTTATCTGGATATGGAATCAGCAGGTGCCCTTGGTGATGTTGCAGTTAAGGTAAAAGGTGTCAGTACCTTTGATGATGTACTTCAGGCACTTGTTATTGGTGCTACCCAGAAAGCCATAGACCTTGGTATCAAAGTAGGCATGACAGGGAGAGAAGCACTGGAACTGATGTTCTGA
- a CDS encoding TRM11 family methyltransferase, which yields MLYAFELSGEHAVLPCKEVFACLSMVGLEYREHAFFDQCLVLDIEGEDVDEKLVFIADRLAMSHHILKVVGICDMDNDSIISMCDASDLSGHLSEGQTYVVRAKRIRHHGDVNREYIEGRLGGSIFRKGFRANLKNPDITFRLIMTDRAILGTIVASVDRGAYEHRAPHKKPFFYPGVLMPRVARALVNISQVKDGESLFDPFSGTAGILVEAGLVGAHVIGIEVRHKISHGARLNLDEYNTDYSLLVGDACRVPLKDSCVDAIVTDPPYGRSAAIKAESLHHLYSDSFGEMYRVLRQGKLAVVVSEIKVIEFAENAGFRVADVFTQKVHKSLTRTFTVLYKD from the coding sequence ATGCTGTATGCTTTTGAGTTATCCGGGGAGCACGCCGTCCTGCCATGTAAAGAGGTATTTGCATGTCTTTCAATGGTAGGTCTTGAGTACAGGGAGCATGCTTTCTTTGATCAGTGCCTCGTTCTTGATATTGAAGGCGAGGATGTCGATGAGAAGCTTGTATTTATCGCAGACCGGCTCGCCATGTCCCATCATATACTGAAAGTAGTGGGAATCTGTGACATGGACAATGATTCCATTATTTCTATGTGCGATGCCTCAGATCTGTCAGGACATTTGTCCGAAGGTCAGACATACGTTGTGCGCGCAAAAAGAATCAGGCATCACGGTGATGTCAACAGGGAATATATTGAAGGCAGGCTTGGTGGCAGTATTTTCCGCAAAGGGTTCCGAGCAAATCTCAAGAATCCTGATATAACATTTCGTTTAATAATGACTGACAGGGCAATCCTTGGTACAATTGTAGCCTCTGTTGACAGGGGTGCATATGAGCACCGTGCGCCACATAAAAAACCATTTTTCTATCCGGGAGTGCTCATGCCCAGAGTTGCAAGGGCACTGGTGAATATTTCACAGGTAAAGGATGGAGAATCCCTTTTTGATCCTTTTAGCGGTACGGCTGGTATTCTTGTGGAAGCAGGACTGGTAGGTGCTCATGTGATTGGCATCGAAGTCCGCCATAAGATATCCCATGGTGCCAGGCTGAACCTTGATGAATATAACACTGACTATTCCCTGCTGGTGGGCGATGCGTGCCGCGTTCCTCTCAAGGATTCATGTGTCGATGCAATCGTGACCGATCCTCCATATGGCCGTTCAGCAGCCATAAAGGCAGAATCCCTGCATCACCTGTATAGTGATTCATTTGGCGAGATGTACAGGGTACTCAGACAGGGAAAACTTGCAGTGGTTGTATCAGAGATCAAGGTGATAGAATTTGCAGAGAATGCAGGTTTCAGAGTTGCGGATGTATTCACGCAGAAAGTTCACAAGAGCCTAACAAGGACATTCACGGTTCTTTATAAGGACTGA
- a CDS encoding M48 family metallopeptidase: protein MHLQASIKDMVIDYELIRRDVKNPRLEFRDQQLYLIVPHAHKDHEKVIHRHRRWIYNRFSRVQKLREISKDVELVAGRSVEELKELVNSFVAMIGNELGAKPQRIGFRKMKTKWGSCSSKGNLNFNSHMRHLPDRIIEYIVFHEMVHLIELNHSHRFWNHVKERFPDYKEYETLLAAYWSLIQKQCTGQSL from the coding sequence ATGCATCTCCAGGCAAGTATCAAAGATATGGTCATAGACTATGAGTTAATACGCAGAGATGTAAAAAATCCCAGACTTGAGTTCCGGGACCAGCAATTGTACCTTATAGTCCCGCATGCACACAAGGACCATGAAAAGGTCATTCACAGGCATAGGAGATGGATCTACAACAGGTTTTCCCGGGTTCAGAAGTTAAGAGAAATATCAAAGGATGTTGAGCTGGTGGCAGGCAGGTCAGTCGAGGAGCTAAAGGAACTTGTAAACTCCTTTGTCGCAATGATCGGGAATGAACTCGGGGCAAAGCCACAAAGAATCGGGTTCCGAAAAATGAAAACTAAGTGGGGAAGCTGCAGTTCTAAAGGAAACCTGAATTTTAACAGTCACATGAGGCACCTGCCAGACAGGATTATCGAATATATCGTATTCCATGAGATGGTACATCTCATCGAACTCAACCACAGCCATCGGTTCTGGAATCACGTCAAAGAACGTTTTCCAGATTATAAAGAATACGAGACACTGCTTGCAGCATACTGGTCACTCATACAGAAGCAATGTACTGGTCAGTCCTTATAA
- the truA gene encoding tRNA pseudouridine(38-40) synthase TruA, whose translation MRIALKIAYVGTGYHGSQVQPDVATIEGELFNALTQLEIIEDPKSARFSSSGRTDAGVHAREQVVAFNTDKPNLAIPRVINSKLPNSIWAWSYAEVPDDFDPRRWAVSRKYRYIMSGEQYDISKIRAASKILVGEHDFANFCSKDEDKSTVRNVERIDVRVSGTLTKIDIQANSFLWNMVRKIVSALTMVGSGVRDEEWLNQMLDPESYEEGLEPAAAYGLTLMEVEYPQPIEWCEDGYAIRRANENVHDYLVRHRVMAEVMDHLVPKE comes from the coding sequence ATGAGAATTGCTCTGAAAATAGCATATGTAGGCACCGGATATCATGGATCGCAGGTTCAGCCGGATGTTGCAACAATAGAAGGCGAGCTGTTCAATGCGCTCACGCAGCTTGAGATAATAGAAGACCCGAAATCTGCCCGTTTCTCAAGTTCCGGAAGGACAGATGCAGGAGTACATGCCAGGGAACAGGTAGTGGCATTTAATACAGACAAGCCTAACCTCGCCATACCAAGGGTGATAAATTCCAAGCTCCCAAACTCAATATGGGCATGGTCATATGCAGAAGTTCCCGATGACTTTGATCCGAGAAGATGGGCGGTCAGCCGTAAGTACCGATACATCATGAGCGGGGAACAATACGATATTTCCAAGATAAGGGCTGCTTCCAAGATTCTTGTGGGAGAACATGATTTTGCAAACTTCTGCAGTAAAGATGAAGACAAGAGCACAGTCCGCAATGTCGAAAGAATAGATGTACGTGTAAGCGGAACCCTGACAAAGATCGATATACAGGCTAACAGTTTCCTCTGGAACATGGTCAGGAAGATCGTTTCTGCCCTCACAATGGTGGGAAGCGGAGTCAGGGATGAGGAATGGCTTAATCAGATGCTTGACCCCGAATCTTACGAGGAGGGACTGGAACCTGCTGCTGCATACGGACTAACCCTTATGGAAGTAGAATATCCTCAACCTATTGAATGGTGTGAGGATGGTTATGCCATACGAAGGGCTAATGAGAATGTACATGATTACCTGGTGCGCCACCGTGTCATGGCAGAAGTGATGGACCATCTGGTCCCTAAAGAATGA
- a CDS encoding ArsR/SmtB family transcription factor, which translates to MGDNDESTYSEKVLIVPLNEDSKKITQILSNEKAMKMLEILADKPMSASDVAEKLDIPLTTVKYNLDGLIEVDLIKVRETKWSRKGREIKIYEPVQKLIVVAPGGMKNDRSSIISMLKKYLGLIAGAVFAATGLEAITRSFSLGAGPSIAQDTATAPMFDEEPMAFMAKDIAPEFETPEVEVENFAGAEMPVDDSAMGVAVDEQTVSADITDYDVPTESFSSDSLPVDGASPEILAASAPNGTDAGADLLREGIIPNATNQTHAIPASNTFTDNMTAMAEPASGIFQQGILSHVSIWFFFGCIFVIALLFVREMYYRKKNI; encoded by the coding sequence ATGGGAGATAACGACGAAAGTACATATTCTGAAAAAGTGCTCATTGTACCCCTCAATGAGGATTCAAAAAAGATCACCCAGATACTTTCCAATGAAAAAGCAATGAAGATGCTTGAGATTCTTGCAGACAAGCCAATGTCTGCCAGTGATGTAGCTGAAAAACTTGATATTCCGCTTACCACTGTCAAATACAACCTCGACGGACTAATTGAAGTGGACCTAATAAAGGTCAGGGAAACAAAGTGGAGTCGCAAGGGAAGAGAGATAAAGATCTATGAGCCTGTGCAAAAACTGATAGTTGTAGCACCAGGAGGCATGAAAAACGACAGATCATCCATCATAAGCATGCTGAAAAAATACCTGGGCCTTATTGCAGGAGCTGTTTTTGCGGCCACTGGACTTGAGGCTATAACAAGAAGCTTTAGTTTGGGAGCAGGGCCTTCAATAGCACAGGATACTGCCACAGCACCAATGTTTGATGAAGAGCCAATGGCATTCATGGCCAAGGATATTGCCCCGGAATTTGAAACACCTGAAGTAGAAGTTGAAAATTTTGCAGGGGCTGAAATGCCCGTAGATGATTCCGCCATGGGTGTTGCTGTCGATGAACAGACAGTTTCAGCAGATATCACGGATTATGACGTACCCACCGAATCATTTAGTTCAGATAGTTTACCGGTTGATGGCGCAAGCCCGGAGATACTTGCAGCATCTGCGCCAAATGGAACAGATGCAGGAGCCGATCTTTTAAGAGAAGGCATAATCCCAAATGCCACAAACCAGACTCATGCAATACCTGCGTCAAATACATTCACTGATAACATGACTGCTATGGCAGAACCTGCATCAGGAATATTCCAGCAGGGAATTCTGTCACATGTCAGCATATGGTTTTTCTTTGGATGCATTTTCGTTATCGCTTTGTTGTTCGTAAGAGAAATGTATTATAGAAAAAAGAACATATGA
- a CDS encoding formate--phosphoribosylaminoimidazolecarboxamide ligase, with product MITKERIMEIVENYDLNALSIATVCSHSSLQIFYGARKEGFKTIGICVKEPPRFYDAFPLAKPDEFIVIESYADIPNILDELRSKNAIIIPHGSFVEYMGTDAFAEMAIPTFGNRAVLEWESDREMEREWLEGAGLEMPKLVKPEEINGPVMVKYHGAKGGRGFFVAKNYEEFKEHVDPNEKFTIQEFIVGTRYYLHFFYSPLREDGYKLSTGILEMLSMDRRVESNADEIFRLGSPRELAEADIIPTYVVTGNVPLVARESLLPKIFSIGEKVVEQSLELFDGMIGPFCLETVVTDKLEIKVFEISARIVAGTNLYLAGSPYSDLIEPDLSTGKRIAQEIKIASSTGQLDKILS from the coding sequence ATGATTACTAAAGAACGAATAATGGAAATTGTTGAGAACTACGATCTGAATGCTCTGAGCATTGCTACTGTTTGTTCTCACTCAAGCCTTCAGATATTCTACGGTGCAAGAAAGGAAGGCTTCAAGACCATAGGAATCTGTGTAAAAGAACCTCCAAGATTCTATGATGCTTTTCCACTGGCAAAACCGGATGAATTCATCGTTATTGAGAGTTACGCGGACATACCAAACATCCTCGATGAACTCAGGTCAAAGAACGCAATTATCATTCCACACGGTTCCTTTGTAGAGTACATGGGCACTGACGCATTTGCTGAAATGGCTATCCCTACCTTTGGTAACAGGGCGGTTCTTGAATGGGAATCTGACAGGGAAATGGAACGCGAGTGGCTGGAAGGTGCAGGTCTTGAGATGCCAAAGCTTGTTAAACCTGAGGAGATCAATGGCCCTGTTATGGTCAAGTACCACGGCGCAAAAGGAGGACGTGGTTTCTTTGTGGCCAAGAACTATGAAGAGTTCAAGGAACACGTTGATCCCAATGAGAAATTCACTATCCAGGAATTCATTGTGGGCACAAGATATTACCTTCACTTCTTCTATTCCCCGCTGAGGGAAGATGGCTATAAATTAAGCACCGGTATCCTTGAAATGCTTAGCATGGACCGCAGAGTGGAATCTAACGCTGATGAGATATTCAGGCTTGGTTCACCACGTGAACTTGCAGAGGCAGATATCATTCCAACCTATGTGGTAACAGGAAATGTTCCTCTTGTTGCAAGAGAATCACTGCTGCCAAAGATATTCAGTATTGGTGAAAAAGTGGTTGAGCAGTCTTTAGAGCTCTTTGACGGTATGATCGGTCCTTTCTGTCTGGAAACCGTAGTTACGGACAAGCTTGAGATCAAGGTCTTTGAAATATCCGCCCGCATAGTTGCAGGTACTAACCTATATCTTGCAGGCTCACCTTATTCTGACCTCATCGAACCGGATCTTTCCACCGGCAAAAGAATAGCTCAGGAAATTAAGATCGCAAGTTCCACCGGTCAGCTGGATAAAATCTTATCCTAA
- a CDS encoding NAD(P)/FAD-dependent oxidoreductase: protein MSNATDDYDVVIVGAGPAGLFAAYELTGTDLKVLVVDAGKDIDKRHCPMSSVLSCEHCTPCSILCGVGGAGAYSDGTLNLRPDIGGNLADQTGDDESAWELVEYVDSIYLKYGVPQESYIASGGDADMLKRRAASAGARFIDIKQRHIGSDYSTALISSMKDDLGSKGISFLLESRVKDILVDKGKCHGVLLENRMINSRYTILAPGRVGYEWMDGLVNRHSIKYSYSGVDIGVRVEVPSIIMDPITRINHDPKFHIYTRRYDDFVRTFCTNEHGFVVKEEYEGFVATNGHSMHSKESENTNFAFLVHVELTRPMENTIKYAKSVAKLATTIGGGKPVLQRLGDLRRGRRSTAEHISRNAVINTLKDVTPGDISMAMPHRIVMNIIEGLEVLSKIIPGVDSDCTLLYAPEVKFYSLKIDVDRTMQTNIHDLFVAGDGAGLSRDLINSSATGVLAARGILSRIKDD from the coding sequence ATTTCTAATGCAACAGACGATTATGATGTTGTGATTGTGGGCGCAGGGCCTGCAGGACTTTTTGCAGCTTATGAGCTTACAGGCACTGATCTGAAAGTACTTGTAGTGGATGCAGGCAAGGACATCGATAAGAGACATTGTCCGATGTCCTCTGTGTTATCATGTGAACATTGTACTCCATGTTCCATTCTTTGCGGCGTTGGTGGTGCAGGTGCTTATTCTGACGGGACGCTGAACCTGAGGCCTGACATCGGTGGAAATCTGGCAGATCAGACCGGTGATGACGAAAGTGCCTGGGAACTTGTGGAGTATGTCGATAGTATATATCTGAAATATGGTGTACCTCAGGAATCCTATATTGCTTCAGGTGGTGATGCAGATATGCTAAAGCGCAGAGCTGCTTCTGCAGGTGCCAGGTTTATAGATATAAAACAGCGACACATAGGTTCGGATTATTCTACGGCTCTTATTTCCAGCATGAAGGATGATCTTGGATCAAAGGGAATTTCCTTTCTTCTTGAATCCAGAGTGAAAGATATCCTTGTAGATAAGGGCAAATGCCATGGTGTGCTTCTGGAAAACCGGATGATCAATTCCAGGTATACTATACTGGCTCCGGGAAGAGTGGGTTATGAATGGATGGATGGTCTTGTGAATCGCCATTCAATAAAATATTCATACAGCGGAGTTGATATAGGAGTACGTGTGGAAGTTCCTTCTATTATCATGGACCCCATTACCAGGATAAATCATGACCCTAAGTTCCACATATATACACGCAGGTATGATGACTTTGTAAGGACTTTCTGCACAAATGAACATGGTTTTGTTGTGAAGGAAGAATATGAGGGTTTTGTTGCAACAAATGGGCATTCGATGCATAGTAAGGAATCTGAGAATACTAATTTTGCATTCCTCGTGCATGTGGAACTGACACGACCTATGGAAAATACTATCAAATATGCAAAATCAGTGGCAAAACTTGCAACCACGATTGGTGGCGGCAAACCTGTTTTGCAGCGGCTTGGGGACCTGAGGCGGGGTAGGCGGTCAACAGCAGAACATATTTCCAGAAATGCAGTTATCAACACCCTCAAAGATGTCACGCCAGGGGATATTTCCATGGCAATGCCTCACAGGATCGTGATGAATATAATCGAAGGTCTGGAAGTGCTGAGCAAAATAATTCCCGGTGTTGATTCAGATTGCACCCTTTTGTATGCTCCCGAGGTGAAGTTCTATTCGCTTAAAATAGATGTTGACCGCACAATGCAGACCAATATTCATGATCTGTTCGTTGCAGGTGATGGTGCCGGTCTCTCACGTGATCTTATAAATTCATCAGCAACAGGAGTGTTAGCTGCAAGAGGAATACTCTCACGTATAAAAGATGATTAA
- a CDS encoding ATP-binding protein, with translation MEGSFTAGVSKQQYILGGNCEDVLLYMGRYLARDRSSGSHVSLDVNHPHAIFIAGKRGYGKSYTMAILMEELMMLPVHIKDNVSSVVIDTMGIFWTLSKGNEIQTSVIDEWELVSRGFDVDIFVPAGSQRSYEERHIVVKPLSIPISQMSGYEWCKLFGMEAVSPPGVLIIRIIDVLKKNRAFSFEDILDLVMEDERSEITTKGAVENHFRTAMAWGIFAEKSEGIEDMVKGGSTSVIDVSTIRNEAVRSALVSSIARNIYHLRLEARRSYERIMMGDKDVEKGIPMVWLFIDEAQQFLPSQGNTLASDILLNEWLKQGRQPGLSLVLATQRPSSIHPDVLSQSDIVICHRLTSQDDIRVLESVRPTYMEENFGDSLMKMGSEKGAAFVVDDNTEAAHLIRMRPRLSWHGGDDPAIIS, from the coding sequence ATGGAAGGTTCTTTTACAGCAGGTGTTTCAAAACAGCAATACATCCTTGGTGGAAATTGTGAAGATGTTCTCCTTTACATGGGAAGGTATCTTGCACGTGACCGGTCTTCCGGTTCCCATGTATCACTTGATGTAAATCATCCTCATGCTATATTCATTGCAGGAAAGAGGGGATATGGTAAATCCTATACAATGGCAATTCTCATGGAAGAGCTGATGATGCTTCCAGTTCATATCAAAGATAATGTTTCTTCTGTTGTCATCGATACCATGGGAATTTTCTGGACATTGAGCAAGGGCAATGAAATACAAACGTCCGTCATTGATGAATGGGAACTTGTGTCAAGGGGTTTTGATGTGGACATTTTTGTACCTGCCGGAAGTCAGAGAAGTTATGAAGAACGTCATATTGTGGTAAAGCCACTGTCTATTCCAATATCACAAATGTCTGGATATGAGTGGTGCAAATTGTTTGGTATGGAGGCAGTTTCTCCGCCCGGTGTGCTTATCATCAGGATCATTGATGTTCTGAAAAAGAACCGTGCATTCTCTTTTGAAGATATCCTTGATCTGGTAATGGAAGATGAACGTTCTGAAATAACCACAAAAGGTGCTGTGGAAAATCATTTCAGAACTGCTATGGCATGGGGTATATTCGCTGAAAAAAGCGAGGGCATTGAGGATATGGTAAAAGGCGGCTCTACATCTGTTATTGATGTAAGTACGATAAGAAATGAGGCTGTAAGGTCTGCGCTGGTCAGTTCCATTGCCCGGAACATCTATCATTTAAGGCTTGAAGCCAGGCGGTCTTATGAAAGAATAATGATGGGCGACAAAGATGTTGAAAAAGGTATTCCAATGGTATGGTTATTCATCGACGAGGCCCAGCAGTTCTTACCATCTCAGGGCAACACTCTTGCTTCGGATATTCTGTTGAATGAGTGGTTAAAACAGGGCCGTCAGCCGGGATTGTCATTAGTTCTTGCAACCCAGCGTCCCTCTTCCATACACCCTGATGTGCTTTCACAATCAGATATTGTTATATGTCATCGGCTTACATCTCAGGATGATATACGTGTCCTTGAATCTGTCAGGCCGACATACATGGAGGAAAATTTCGGTGATTCCCTCATGAAAATGGGCTCTGAAAAGGGAGCAGCGTTTGTTGTGGACGATAATACGGAAGCAGCTCATCTAATAAGAATGAGGCCTCGTCTTAGCTGGCACGGTGGGGATGATCCGGCAATTATCTCTTAA